A DNA window from Limnochordia bacterium contains the following coding sequences:
- a CDS encoding DUF763 domain-containing protein has translation MRTGYTDLPLHGGKCPPWLFERMKKLAPLIIEVVVQEFGSQEVLRRLADPFWFQAFGCVLGFDWHSSGLTTTVCGALKEGLKNDCLDLYLAGGKGRASRATPKEIISLADEHSLTVDASALQYASRLAAKVDSAALQDGYQIYHHLFVFTRDGDWAVVQQGMNPRNRLARRYHWLSTDMTDFVSEPHKAICCDDRSDHILNMVARESQRARTAITTLTREKPQTVLAELSLMQKSRKKQPAIGTQLSLFEPNPEETKLKNLATLNTTGFVLGANHAIPHTKHLLKVLDQAYEQAPKDFEQLLALPGVGPSTIRALAMVAEVAYGASASFKDPVRYAFAHGGKDGYPFPVNRDDYDYSINMLQEAVAASKIDRSDKLKALRQLAQWQGDQQIQ, from the coding sequence CTCCGTGGCTTTTTGAACGGATGAAGAAACTGGCACCGCTCATTATTGAAGTTGTTGTTCAAGAGTTCGGTTCCCAAGAAGTCCTCAGGCGGTTAGCTGATCCTTTCTGGTTTCAGGCCTTTGGTTGTGTCCTCGGCTTTGATTGGCACTCATCGGGCCTTACCACCACAGTCTGTGGCGCTCTAAAGGAGGGCCTGAAGAATGACTGCCTGGATCTGTACCTCGCGGGTGGTAAGGGAAGAGCATCCCGGGCTACTCCAAAGGAGATTATCTCCCTGGCAGATGAGCACAGTCTAACCGTAGATGCATCCGCTTTGCAGTATGCAAGTAGACTAGCTGCCAAAGTGGACAGTGCTGCATTGCAGGACGGGTATCAGATCTATCATCATCTTTTCGTCTTCACCCGAGATGGAGACTGGGCCGTGGTGCAACAGGGCATGAACCCAAGAAACAGGCTAGCGCGAAGATACCATTGGCTTAGTACCGACATGACAGACTTCGTCTCCGAACCCCACAAGGCGATCTGTTGCGATGACCGTTCTGACCACATCCTGAACATGGTCGCACGGGAAAGCCAAAGGGCAAGAACAGCAATAACCACTCTGACCAGGGAGAAACCCCAGACAGTATTAGCTGAGTTGTCCTTGATGCAAAAGAGCAGGAAGAAGCAGCCTGCAATCGGCACCCAGCTATCACTCTTTGAACCCAACCCAGAGGAGACCAAATTGAAGAACCTAGCTACCCTGAACACAACGGGTTTTGTCCTCGGAGCTAATCACGCCATCCCCCACACCAAGCATTTGCTCAAGGTACTGGACCAGGCCTATGAACAGGCACCGAAAGACTTTGAGCAGCTCCTAGCCCTTCCCGGCGTTGGGCCGAGTACAATACGGGCCCTAGCCATGGTGGCGGAGGTCGCCTATGGGGCATCGGCAAGTTTCAAGGACCCCGTACGCTACGCCTTTGCCCACGGAGGTAAAGATGGCTATCCTTTCCCTGTTAACCGGGATGACTACGATTACTCGATTAATATGCTCCAAGAAGCGGTGGCTGCAAGCAAGATCGACCGTTCGGACAAACTGAAGGCCTTGCGTCAATTGGCCCAGTGGCAAGGAGACCAACAGATACAGTAG